GACAATACATAGCTAAATAGAAGGCAAATTCAActtgtaagaataagtatgatGTGCATCCCCAAGATTCACAAGCTCCTTTGCTGCTTCAATCCTTGACTCCTTAGCCAATGCATCCACCACACTTTGTATCAGAGCATTTTGAACAAGCAACTTGCTACAGAGAACATCCTTGCAAATACCATAAGCAAACATAAAATCACCCTTCTGAAGGGCAAAAGGAATCAAGCCCTCCAAAGTCAATTTATCCCGTTTACAACCACTTCTCCCTATCTCATGATACCAATGCTTAGCTTTCTTCAAATCCCCCTCATTAACAAACCCTCTAATCAAAGTGCTGTAACTAAAGGTATCAAGTTGAATCCCCTCACTCTTCATTTCTTCAACAACCTTAACCGCATCTTCCATTCTCTTCTCCAATGTCAATCCAAGCAACTTCGCATTATAACTTCGTACATCTGGTTCAACATTCTTCTCATTCATTTGCTCCCAAATCCTCTCCCCGTCAACAAACCTTCCTTTCGCATAAAACCCATGTAAAAGCGTATTAAAAGTAATCAAATCAGGCTCCAAGCCTTTCTTCTCCATCTCATCTAGCAATGTAACAGCCGAATCCATTGAGCCCATCTCGCAAAAAGCCTTAAGGACTGTATTATACGAAACCAAATCTGGTTCAATCTCTAACTCCTTGGATAGCCCTTTAAACAACCCTTCTGCTTCATCAAACTTCTTCGAGTTAACGCAAGCCCCCAACAAAGCATTAAAAGACAAGACCGTCTGAGCGCATTTTCTCTCAAGCATTTCATCGAACACCTTGCGTGCATTATCGAACATGCCCGCTGAACCATACAGAGAAATCAAATGAGCATTAAAACCCTCTTTAGATATATCCTTGTATTGCTTCTGGTCGTCTAAAATTTCTTCTATGTAGTTAAATTTCCTGGCGCCTGCGAGGCGGCGAACGGCTTCTTTGTAAACGGAAGGTTTTGTGCGGAAATCCTCGTCTACAGATGCAATTTTGAATTTCTCGACGAGTTGCTCAAGATTGCgttctttatatatttctttacaGAAAGATTTGGCTTTGGAGCTGTCGGTGGCGCTGGCAGAGGTGGCGGTCGATAATGTACGGCGGAGAAGCCGGCAAAGAGACGACATCTCTATTTTGTGGGTGTGGTGGTGTTGGAGAGGTCGCTGTAGAGGTTTACAGAGGGTTTTAAGGGGCTCCAAAAAAGAAATACACGACCCgtcgttttcttttttaaatgttttgtcgtttaaccttttttaatattcatctaaaaaaaccttttccacgtcttcttcttcttcttcttattattattattattatagactaTTGCTGATAAATATaacataacattatttttatattacacttttcaatttttttattagttatacttaaattgtttatattaatcttttatCGATGTGGCATAAACATTTAAAGATTTTCTAAAAATGAACTGAATATGTTTGATGAATATTTGAAGTGTATTGaactgaataatttttcttagattatggtagatattaaataaaaatgaacaacATACTGTAgtgataataatagtttttatctTGTCTAATATTTGAAATGTGGCCTaatccaaaaattaatttattttgttttttaatataatgaataattttttttcttcaaaaaagtcattattagtatttatttaaatattattttatttttctcaaaatcacaattttttaatgttaattaacaTGTTATTTGTGTCCTTAACTAACTTGAACTCCCTTGTAATTGCttcaagtttgaattttttaaaacaaattaacgTAAAAACAGAAACGCAGTCCTCTGAAGTTATGGGAGGAGGCATTGTAGAATTACCAAAACAGAAACTATCAAAAGCTGACGCCATAAATAACAAGAGATCTCAAGGTAGGCGCATCACATTCTGACATTGATCTCAAGGTCCCATGAGAGATTTGATCGATAACGAAGACTAGATCTGCTGGTATAACATGTTTCTGTTCATTCTCTTTCTCAGGGAAGGTGATCTCTGCGCCTTTCTTCAACCTGGGTTCATGTCAACGATGAGAATCTCCTCCACAGGCAAGAGCTgctgcaaaacaagaaaattacaagtttagtgAAATTATCTAGCAAGCAGCAACTAGAGCGTTGGaaagaaaaacatcaacaaGTGATATCTCATAAAATAACATGCATTTGATTCTTTAATCTACCTTGTAAATCCCATTAGGCAATGAATTATTGAAAATCAAATGGGAAGTTGATGctcaaatttgttaaaaaaaagaaaagaaaaaagaaacctttAATTAATCTACAAGCAAATCCCAGTAAATGGattattgaaaatcaaaatgggaggttgatgctcaatttgatataaaaaaaaacagaaaccccTTGGAGAAGGTTAATTAACATAGAAGGAAATTCTTAATACTCACCCACTAGCATCAAAAGTCTCCCTGGATATCTTCATTCTCTTGCTAGCTCCTTTGTAAAGCTCTTCAAGACTACAATGCAGCTTATTCTCAATTGGAGCAGCTTTTCTAGGAGCACTTTTGATGCACTGAACCTCCACTTTCACCATAAGAATTAAAGATATCATCACCAAACATCCCACCTGGGAACTAGCACCTCTCATCCCACAAAATGGACTTGAGAACTCGAGAAATTCAGCAAAAATGTCATCATCATTTCAAGGATTGAACCTAAATGATGTGGGCCCATCTGCTGCAGAAAAGAATGAAGCTCCAGCACCACCCGCAGCAGGTGGTGGTACTTGATCCTTCAAACCCTCTTCACCACATTGATCATATACTGCTTTTTTTTGTGGATCACCAAGACCTGCGTGAAAACTTATAGGAGTATAGCTTAACTAGTTATattatagatttgttttttagaaattattaattcaagtcTTATAAACCTCGAGCCATTAGAgacttatataatcgttaatttcaAGACTCATGAGATTAGTTAAAGTAAACATAAATTAGCTCAAATACCCACAttaatctaaataattaaaaataacataactaAATTTCTGAAgtgttatattttatataaagataatataattatttcataaataaaaatcttttataaggaattgatcattttttttattccctagcTATTTTTAGacggtttttaaaaaaaaattaaaaactgaaaaacaaataaaataaatttttggataagaataaaatctattaagaattttaaattaggcatatattttctttgaattttacaTTCAagtcctattttttttaattttgatagttTTACGATAATTTCAAAACTAGTTTCATCTAATAAAGCTACAAgaggattaaattaaatgaaaaaaaaaagggttaagtGATTTACTGTATGAACAGTGTAAACACCTGTTTTTACCTcaaatctttaaatatttttagtaattatcTCAAGGacattctattattattattattattattattattattattattattattatgatttgtaatcaatttcatattattgaatatctaatttataaaaattgtgacaaaaaaaaagtccaatAATGAGTCCACAATGCATTGATAGTATCTTTTACACATAACTACTCTCTAAAATTGAGGATGAAACCTAAAACACCATGTATAGAAATTCTTAAGTTAAtacaatgaatgaaaaaatgatgtttttaaaaaataaaaagctataacgttttttttattataaataagtgCAGTCACAATCATGCATTAGAGGGCACGCGATCATAAATGAATTCTAATAATAGTTCCGAATTGACAAAGAGTCTAgttcttcttgttgattttatcACTTTTTTCCTTGTAAATGTAATATCcctttaattataaaatgagAGCCTTTTCACACATAAGGGTTACAAACTAGACATAAAATGAAAACGAAGCATGCATATGCAGATCAGAAGTGAGGACACAGATTGACTACGACTGCagctagaaaaaagaaaaaagaaaagaccaaaCTAAGAAAGTAGTGGGGAGTACCACTGATCAAAAAGCATCACCAAGCTACGAGTTTGTGAGTTTTCTAACTCCTAGCTCCAAAAAACCCTCCTTTCCTCGACATCTGCAGCTATACCCGACGAAAAACAGAAACCAGAGAGGTCTATGCATTGCAAGTTGGCGTTGGCAATTTCAACTTATAAGAATGGGCACGACCTGATTCCCCGTGACCAACAAGCTCCTTTGCTTCTGCTATCCTTGACTCCTTAGCCAATGCATCCACGACACTTTGTATCAACACCTCCTGAACAACCAACTTGCTATGGATAACATCTATGCAAAGCTTAAAAGCGAAAGCTAAATCACCCTTCTCAACAGAAAAAGGAATCAATGTCTCGAAAATCAAACGATGCGGTTTACACCCATTTTTCAACATCTCGCCATACCAACGCTTAGCTTCGTCAAAATCATCTTCATTAACAAACCCTCTAATCAAAGCATGGTAACTAAAGGGATCATGTTTAATCCCCTTGCTGTTCATTTCTTCAACAACCCTATCCACATCTTTCATTCTCTTCTCTGATGCCATTCCAAACAACTTGGCACTATAACTCCTTATGTTTGGTTCAACATTCCTCTCCTTCATTTGGTCCCAAATCCTCTCCCCATCAACAAACCTTCCATTCGCATAAAACCCATGTAAAAGTGTATTAAAAGTAATCAAATCAGGCTCAAGACCcttctttttcatttcatcCAGCAACGAAACTGCCGAATCCAATGAACCCATCTCGCAGAATGCCTTGATGACCGTATTATACGAAATCAAATCTGGTTCAATATTTATCTCCTTCGATAACCCTCTAAACAAACCTTCTACTTCATCGAAATTCTTCGAACTAAGACAAGCTCCCAACAGCGCATTAAAAGACATGACCGTCCGAGCGCATTGTCTTTCacgcatttcatcaaacaccttGCGTGCGTGATCGAACATGCCCACCGAACCATAAAGAGAAATCAAACGAGCATTGAAACCCTCTTTTGAAATGTCCTTATATTGCTTTTGGTCCTCTAGAATTTCTTCTACGTAGTCAAATTTCCTCGAAACTGAGAGACGGCGAATGGTTTCTTTGTAAATGGCAACTTTGGTGCGAAAGTGCTCGTTTACGGAGgcatttttgaatttcttgacgAGTTTCTTGTGGTTACGTTCTTTGTAGATTAGATAAGAGAGTGATTTGGCGGTGTCAGAGGCTGCGTCGGAGGTGATGGTTGTGGCAGCAGTAGCAGCGGTGGAGAATGCGCGGCGGAGAAGGCGGGAAAGAGACGACAtccctttcttttgttttggggGTGTTTTCGGACAGTGCAGTCGGGGGGAGCTTGTAGAGTATCTCTGGCTGACCCTTAAAGAAATAGACGACTTGTCGCTTCATCTTTCACTGAAAGCATGTCGTTTGATCCTTTGGGACTTTGGCTTGATTCTATAATTTGAGCTTAAAAAAGCGTTTGGAAAGACAGgcttcaaaaaaattcaaaattttgtgtgttttagataaaaaattaaaaaaaaaattatatgttttaaattattttaatacactaatttcaaaattaatttttaaaaataaaaaaaaaattattttaatatattttgatgtaaaaaatattttaaaaaataatcataatcacaCTTCTaaacaattgctttaaaaacaATGCCTTTAAAAAACTTCACTGAGCTCACAccaatctttttatattaaccAACATAGTTTTTAATGTCTTctgaattaaatataaatattaaataattaaatactaaataaatccactaaataataaattattaccaattatttatttatttattattattattattattttggtacatataatttgtataaaaaacatTGATATTATCTTTTTTCTCATAAAGCAACTACTTTCTTGTTTCTGCAATTGGGAATGAAAAtcaatacacaaaaaaaaaattaataaagaaagaaacttaATACCATAGAAAATGTCATGTGTACTATAGTTATAATCATATAGTAGATGACATACCATATTCTTTTCTTAGTGAACTATAATAATTCCAAACTAGTGTAATTCTACCAATTCTTCTTGTTGatctatcaaatttttttctctctaataaagactaaaacatgattaaatcatattattttaaaaataaataaattttaaagcacTTCAAGAATAACAATAAACAGTTGCTTTTTACGCATACTTTGAAGAAATAAATacatatgataaataaatagatcACTAAGTACACCTAAGAatactttttctattttctcttcttttttccttcccttcttaatttgtttgtattaaaagtaaaatatgaGGTACCTAATTCTAATTAACTACTCTCAAATATCatagaatttattgttttgaagaaaatcataTGGCAATTACtcttcaaattagttttttcaaaattattttaataattgataTTATGTGAGTTTATAACTaggaaaaaaacatgtcaacTAAAGCATATATTGCTCATAATACAcgctatttattttcaatatatttattaagattgaatagattataaaaatttcaaactagTTTTGTAATAACTAGAAACTCTAACtagttgtttaaaattaaattctaggTAAAAAGTTGATTATATGACATGAAAGATAACAATCACCGTACATATTGCATGTaaaagcaaatattttttacatattattaataaaatagtaaGTATAGTAAATCCTTTAAAAGACATTGTATACACTTATTATTTCAGGGAAATCATTAccttaatataaattattattgtagataaaaaaatatagcagtTTATCATATCTTTAATacttaaattataaatgattGTTCAGATCATGTATATAATCCTTAGAACTtggtaatgttcaagtttttttgGGTCTAACATGTTTGTCAAACTCATGTTTATTTGGATTTGACTAACTATCAAGTCCAAGTTTTTGAATTTAGCATATTCTCCAGAcccttgtttttttgaatttggttGATTGTTcagtttaatatttttggatctAACATGTTTATCAACCCCACGTTATTTTAGACTTGGTTAATTGTCAAACCCAAATATTTTTTGtctaatatatttatcaaatctattttatttaagaaggtttttatttataaaaatcttaaccTAAAGTTAACTTGTCATGGGACAAAATCAAGTCCCTCCTacctgaattattttttatctttaaaggaTTTGGAAGTCGGGAAGTATCTATTGGTTAGTTAGATTCAGCAAAAACTGAAGTATAGTTTCTTTTCATCACAGTTTTCTCTAAAGTTTCCCCAGAAACTTTTGAGAATCTGATACCATGATGATGTATGTTCTACACATAACAAGTTGTTacagcattttattttattttattttattgttaaatgagACGAACAATtgatacatatatattattcattaGTCACAGCCGctctttatcaatttttaacTAGGAAATGACAGGAATAATGCAGTACTGGCAATCAAAGTGTATACTGTGACCTGGACAATCAATTTGACAAGGAAATTGTGCTGGATAAGCATGAATATTAATAATGTGATCAGCTGTGGGACTAAGTTACTCAAATCATCATATTTTGGTTGATGATTTTTCATCACATATAATATTCAAGACAACACcaagaaaatttaaatcaaaatttaaatgtgAATGTTGTACTTGTCAATCTATCTGtaaaatactttgtttttttaatttatttgtcaaaACTTCGttctatttataagaaaataaaaattaaatctgcaTTTGATCTCTATGAATGtcgaaattaaattattagtttagTTACCCAAATTGAGGGCAAGGGAAACAAGTAAGTGCGGTTTATGCACAATCATCAGGGTTCATTCTatatagttaaattaattaatgaaaaaataagtttaaggTCGCagttaagaaattttaaaaaataatttttgtaataaaaaaaaatattgttattttgatTGAGTTGGATATAAGTTTCTATACATCTCCTcttgatatttatttcttttatatattgtaAGTTATTTATTGCTcgaacatgattattttttttttatttgacataatGTGTTAAAAGAATAGtatgaaaacatttttatttgaaaaaattaatttttttttattattttttgcttgaaaatatatttatataatttttttgtattgtttacatcaatattttaaaattatcaaaaagattaaaatattattaattcaataattttttaagagaaatatgtttttttaaaaaaattaaaaaataaaagtacttACCTCAATCCCAAATtaaacatattataaaaatgTGAGGAAAAGACTTGACTGAAGAGGAATACAGAATGTAAGGAGAGAGCATGGCCctctttcttttgtattttaaagtgttttcaaaaaaatttaatttttttttttttttatattaatactattttgatgcattgatgtcaaaaaataattttaaaatcaaaaaaataccCCAACCACACTCTCAATACCTCAATAAAAACCAAGAACAAAAATCCACTACAATAATGCaataataatccaaaaaaacacCCCAAAGGCACTAAGttcaaaatataatacaaaACAAGACTGCAACTACCGTACGTTATGGACTAcatataatttctttcaatataaaaatatttcgcattcataaaatatttatttagccTATGCATGTGAAATG
This is a stretch of genomic DNA from Populus alba chromosome 11, ASM523922v2, whole genome shotgun sequence. It encodes these proteins:
- the LOC118031456 gene encoding uncharacterized protein, whose amino-acid sequence is MARGLGDPQKKAVYDQCGEEGLKDQFSSPFCGMRGASSQVGCLVMISLILMVKVEVQCIKSAPRKAAPIENKLHCSLEELYKGASKRMKISRETFDASGLKKGAEITFPEKENEQKHVIPADLVFVIDQISHGTLRSMSECDAPTLRSLVIYGVSF
- the LOC118031499 gene encoding small ribosomal subunit protein mS78 (rPPR3a), with protein sequence MSSLCRLLRRTLSTATSASATDSSKAKSFCKEIYKERNLEQLVEKFKIASVDEDFRTKPSVYKEAVRRLAGARKFNYIEEILDDQKQYKDISKEGFNAHLISLYGSAGMFDNARKVFDEMLERKCAQTVLSFNALLGACVNSKKFDEAEGLFKGLSKELEIEPDLVSYNTVLKAFCEMGSMDSAVTLLDEMEKKGLEPDLITFNTLLHGFYAKGRFVDGERIWEQMNEKNVEPDVRSYNAKLLGLTLEKRMEDAVKVVEEMKSEGIQLDTFSYSTLIRGFVNEGDLKKAKHWYHEIGRSGCKRDKLTLEGLIPFALQKGDFMFAYGICKDVLCSKLLVQNALIQSVVDALAKESRIEAAKELVNLGDAHHTYSYKLNLPSI
- the LOC118031501 gene encoding small ribosomal subunit protein mS78 (rPPR3a), with the translated sequence MSSLSRLLRRAFSTAATAATTITSDAASDTAKSLSYLIYKERNHKKLVKKFKNASVNEHFRTKVAIYKETIRRLSVSRKFDYVEEILEDQKQYKDISKEGFNARLISLYGSVGMFDHARKVFDEMRERQCARTVMSFNALLGACLSSKNFDEVEGLFRGLSKEINIEPDLISYNTVIKAFCEMGSLDSAVSLLDEMKKKGLEPDLITFNTLLHGFYANGRFVDGERIWDQMKERNVEPNIRSYSAKLFGMASEKRMKDVDRVVEEMNSKGIKHDPFSYHALIRGFVNEDDFDEAKRWYGEMLKNGCKPHRLIFETLIPFSVEKGDLAFAFKLCIDVIHSKLVVQEVLIQSVVDALAKESRIAEAKELVGHGESGRAHSYKLKLPTPTCNA